In Rhododendron vialii isolate Sample 1 chromosome 9a, ASM3025357v1, the following are encoded in one genomic region:
- the LOC131300243 gene encoding uncharacterized protein LOC131300243, protein MSGGVGPISDIRLPKEEEEEEVEHKQHEDFKTLLSKKQSTAGGGGGYFTFRQLNALAATVVLAASGMVGVEDFAFVLFSLVYIHLISRIAFPILSPNAESPVFASNNKILGIYVSVGALVGLFLPIVYIFEGIFEGDKEGIKAAAPHVFLLASQVFMEGLTFSGRFSIPVRAFVPVFYNSRRIFTIAEWLRAEISKVDEQHSGGEWRLYVGRGLAIANLAFWSFNLFGFLLPVYLPKAFKKYYSEGYKGKE, encoded by the exons ATGTCAGGTGGGGTTGGTCCAATCAGCGACATCCGTCTCCcaaaagaagaggaggaagaagaagtggAACACAAACAACACGAAGACTTCAAAACCCTCCTCTCCAAGAAACAGAGCACCgcaggcggcggcggcggttacTTCACCTTCCGCCAGCTCAACGCCCTCGCCGCCACCGTCGTCCTCGCCGCCAGCGGCATGGTCGGCGTCGAGGACTTCGCCTTTGTACTCTTCTCTCTCGTCTACATTCACCTGATTTCTAGGATCGCGTTCCCGATTCTATCTCCTAATGCCGAATCCCCTGTTTTTGCCTCGAATAATAAAATTCTTGGCATCTATGTATCGGTCGGAGCACTGGTCGGGCTTTTTCTTCCGATTGTTTACATCTTTGAAGGCATTTTCGAAGGGGACAAAGAAG GCATCAAAGCTGCGGCACCCCACGTTTTCCTCTTGGCAAGTCAAGTATTCATGGAAGGGCTGACATTTTCGGGGCGGTTTTCAATCCCGGTCCGGGCTTTCGTCCCGGTTTTCTACAACTCGCGGAGGATATTCACAATTGCAGAGTGGCTGAGGGCTGAGATTTCAAAGGTGGATGAACAACACAGTGGAGGAGAGTGGAGACTGTATGTGGGAAGAGGGCTTGCCATTGCTAATTTGGCCTTTTGGTCCTTCAACCTGTTTGGGTTTTTGTTGCCAGTGTATCTTCCCAAGGCCTTCAAGAAGTACTACTCTGAAGGGTACAAGGGTAAAGAGTGA
- the LOC131300242 gene encoding SKP1-like protein 21 isoform X1 has product MSEGTMAVVKPEMKSYIWVQTADGSIQQVEEEVAMFCPMICREVLQTGMGSSKNYAISLPQRVNPATLGLILDYCRFHQLQGRSNKERKIFDEKFVRLDTEKLCELASAADSLQLRPLVDLTSRALARMIEGRTPEEVREIFNIPDDLTEEEKLEPLRNITDDPHIRLLNRLYARKRKELKEREQLKSIENEEERVDKRSVDDLLSFINGGDGDSKGVRAIKNKKKNRKRKDQLPRNSSSNNGNGDHKKNDTVDNVASPNKSSKFQDSEPVTFSPNLEFVEDDMDDELDPAMREEIDREVEDFARRLNSVWPKRIQESVSLGNERLVPMSVYGSGSLKRFSGFSKQQ; this is encoded by the exons ATGTCGGAAGGTACAATGGCAGTTGTCAAACCAGAG ATGAAGTCTTACATCTGGGTCCAAACTGCTGATGGATCTATCCAGCAAGTAGAGGAAGAGGTTGCCATGTTTTGCCCAATGATATGTCGAGAAGTACTTCAAACAGGCATGGGATCTTCCAAAAACTATGCCATATCTCTTCCTCAACGAGTCAATCCTGCCACCTTGGGCTTAATACTTGATTACTGTCGGTTTCATCAATTACAAGGCCGCTCTAATAAG GAGCGGAAAATTTTTGATGAGAAGTTCGTTCGTTTAGATACAGAAAAGTTATGCGAGTTGGCATCTGCTGCTGATAGTCTCCAGTTGCGGCCATTGGTTGACCTCACTAGCCGTGCCCTTGCTCGAATGATTGAAGGGAGAACTCCAGAGGAAGTACGTGAGATATTTAATATACCCGATGATCTTACGGAG GAGGAAAAGTTGGAGCCATTGAGAAACATAACTGACGATCCACACATTAGGCTTCTCAATCGTCTATATGCTAGAAAGAGGAAAGAATTAAAAGAGAGGGAGCAATTAAAG AGTattgaaaatgaagaagagCGCGTTGATAAGCGCTCAGTCGATGATCTCTTGTCGTTTATTAATGGCGGAGATGGAG ATTCAAAAGGTGTTAGAGCtattaagaacaaaaagaagaatcggaagagaaaagatcaattACCAAGGAATTCTTCTTCAAACAATGGAAATGGAGACCATAAGAAG AATGATACAGTTGACAATGTGGCTTCTCCAAACAAATCCTCAAAATTTCAGGATTCTGAACCTGTCACCTTTTCACCTAACCTTGAATTTGTTGAAGATGATATGGATGATGAATTAGATCCTGCTATGAGGGAAGAAATTGACAG GGAAGTTGAGGATTTTGCAAGGAGATTGAACTCTGTTTGGCCAAAAAGAATTCAGGAGAGTGTATCTTTGGGCAATGAGAGACTTGTTCCAATGTCTGTGTACGGCAGTGGTTCGTTGAAGAGATTTAGTG GTTTCAGCAAGCAGCAGTAA
- the LOC131300242 gene encoding SKP1-like protein 21 isoform X2, which translates to MSEGTMAVVKPEMKSYIWVQTADGSIQQVEEEVAMFCPMICREVLQTGMGSSKNYAISLPQRVNPATLGLILDYCRFHQLQGRSNKERKIFDEKFVRLDTEKLCELASAADSLQLRPLVDLTSRALARMIEGRTPEEVREIFNIPDDLTEEEKLEPLRNITDDPHIRLLNRLYARKRKELKEREQLKSIENEEERVDKRSVDDLLSFINGGDGDSKGVRAIKNKKKNRKRKDQLPRNSSSNNGNGDHKKDSEPVTFSPNLEFVEDDMDDELDPAMREEIDREVEDFARRLNSVWPKRIQESVSLGNERLVPMSVYGSGSLKRFSGFSKQQ; encoded by the exons ATGTCGGAAGGTACAATGGCAGTTGTCAAACCAGAG ATGAAGTCTTACATCTGGGTCCAAACTGCTGATGGATCTATCCAGCAAGTAGAGGAAGAGGTTGCCATGTTTTGCCCAATGATATGTCGAGAAGTACTTCAAACAGGCATGGGATCTTCCAAAAACTATGCCATATCTCTTCCTCAACGAGTCAATCCTGCCACCTTGGGCTTAATACTTGATTACTGTCGGTTTCATCAATTACAAGGCCGCTCTAATAAG GAGCGGAAAATTTTTGATGAGAAGTTCGTTCGTTTAGATACAGAAAAGTTATGCGAGTTGGCATCTGCTGCTGATAGTCTCCAGTTGCGGCCATTGGTTGACCTCACTAGCCGTGCCCTTGCTCGAATGATTGAAGGGAGAACTCCAGAGGAAGTACGTGAGATATTTAATATACCCGATGATCTTACGGAG GAGGAAAAGTTGGAGCCATTGAGAAACATAACTGACGATCCACACATTAGGCTTCTCAATCGTCTATATGCTAGAAAGAGGAAAGAATTAAAAGAGAGGGAGCAATTAAAG AGTattgaaaatgaagaagagCGCGTTGATAAGCGCTCAGTCGATGATCTCTTGTCGTTTATTAATGGCGGAGATGGAG ATTCAAAAGGTGTTAGAGCtattaagaacaaaaagaagaatcggaagagaaaagatcaattACCAAGGAATTCTTCTTCAAACAATGGAAATGGAGACCATAAGAAG GATTCTGAACCTGTCACCTTTTCACCTAACCTTGAATTTGTTGAAGATGATATGGATGATGAATTAGATCCTGCTATGAGGGAAGAAATTGACAG GGAAGTTGAGGATTTTGCAAGGAGATTGAACTCTGTTTGGCCAAAAAGAATTCAGGAGAGTGTATCTTTGGGCAATGAGAGACTTGTTCCAATGTCTGTGTACGGCAGTGGTTCGTTGAAGAGATTTAGTG GTTTCAGCAAGCAGCAGTAA
- the LOC131300244 gene encoding DNA (cytosine-5)-methyltransferase 1-like has protein sequence MGGSKRVKKIFSPNPSSPKKAKLPLPPLPPQDPDSRFAGTPVPADESRARWPARYGADSSVNQVLQAKSHFTQAAVDGIIFNLYDYAHVKAEEGKLDYIAKIVELFETINGELYFSAQWFFRAADTVIKEQSKFIDEKRVFYSGIRDDNPLGSIVSKIKIVQLPANVDLVEKQRLISSSDFYCDMAYSVPHFSFTTLNATNAPESSKADSDASSISDASSNSALEDVDVDEKSEMTLLDLYSGCGAMSTGLSLGAAISDVKLVTRWAVDLNSDACKSLKLNHPKTEVRNEKAEDFLSLLREWEKLCKEFRLVDSDIEDSDFEENSLVCDEDNDDESSVSRGEYEVEKLLSICYGDPNDIKKTGLYFEVRWKGYGPSDDTWEPIDGLSNCQDKIKDFVTSGFKSKVLPLPGKVDFICGGPPCQGMSGFNRFRNVTEPLSDPKNHQLEVFMDIVEFLKPRFVLMENVVDIFKLARGVLGCYAVARLVSMDYQSRVGILAAGSYGVPQCRMRVFLWGAHRTEVLPQYPLPTHEFVGKGVVTVEYKEILLGFERDQSHNLEKSILLSDALSELPEITNFEKRDERPYDSAPRTEFQEYIRTRRPVFLSLNGENSALQKDMLYDHIPYLLNKDDYERVGRIPKRKGANYRDLPGVLVGPNNKAELDPSIERPTVSSGKPLVPDYALSFVRGTSTKPFGRLWWDEFVHTVVTRAEPHNQCILHPGQDRVLSVRENARLQGFPDWYKLCGGVKERYIQVGNAVAFPVSIALGQMLAKASQGVLSKEPVTEIAVKFPYCLEQLCSKRF, from the exons ATGGGAGGATCGAAGCGAGTGAAGAAAATCTTTTCCCCAAACCCGTCTTCACCGAAGAAGGCGAAGTTGCCCCTGCCGCCGCTGCCGCCGCAGGATCCCGACTCCAGGTTCGCCGGAACACCAGTGCCGGCGGACGAATCAAGGGCTAGATGGCCTGCTCGATATGG TGCTGATTCAAGCGTAAATCAAGTTTTACAAGCAAAGTCTCACTTTACTCAAGCTGCTGTTGATGGAATCATATTCAACCTTTATGATTATGCGCACGTAAAG GCCGAAGAAGGAAAACTTGATTACATTGCCAAAATTGTGGAGCTCTTTGAAACCATCAATGGGGAGTTGTATTTTTCAGCACAGTGGTTCTTTAGAGCTGCAGATACA GTAATTAAGGAACAATCCAAGTTCATCGACGAAAAACGAGTGTTTTACTCAGGCATTAGAGATGATAATCCATTGGGCTCTattgtttcaaaaataaaaattgttcagCTTCCAGCCAAT GTGGATTTGGTTGAAAAACAGAGACTAATCTCATCTTCAGATTTCTACTGTGACATGGCATATTCAGTGCCACACTTCTCATTCACTACTTTGAATGCAACCAATG CTCCTGAAAGCTCGAAGGCAGATAGTGATGCATCCTCAATAAGCGATGCTAGTTCAAATAGTGCGCTAGAGGATGTTGATGTAGATGAGAAGTCCGAAATGACTTTGCTTGATTTATACTCCGGATGCGGAGCAATGTCAACTGGTCTTTCTCTTGGGGCTGCCATTTCTGATGTTAAATTAGTCACT AGGTGGGCCGTTGACTTAAATTCCGATGCCTGCAAAAGTCTTAAGTTGAACCATCCGAAAACTGAG GTGAGGAATGAAAAAGCAGAAGATTTCCTATCTTTGCTGAGGGAGTGGGAAAAATTGTGTAAAGAATTTCGATTAGTGGATTCTGATATAGAAGATTCAGATTTTGAAGAGAACAGCTTGGTTTGTGATGAAGATAATGATGATGAATCTTCAGTTTCTCGGGGAGAATATGAAGTAGAAAAGCTGCTCTCTATTTGTTATGGTGACCCAAATGATATCAAGAAGACCGGATTGTATtttgag GTTCGTTGGAAGGGCTATGGGCCTAGTGATGACACATGGGAGCCAATTGATGGTTTAAG TAATTGCCAGGACAAAATAAAAGATTTTGTGACAAGTGGGTTTAAATCGAAGGTTTTGCCTCTTCCA GGTAAAGTTGACTTCATATGCGGAGGCCCTCCTTGTCAAGGGATGAGTGGCTTTAATCGGTTCAGAAATGTAACTGAGCCATTGAGCGATCCGAAAAACCATCAACTTGAAGTCTTTATGGATATAGTTGAATTTTTGAAGCCGAGGTTTGTGTTGATGGAGAATGTTGTCGATATATTTAAGTTGGCCAGAGGAGTATTGGGGTGTTATGCGGTTGCTCGGTTAGTTTCCATGGACTACCAATCTCGAGTGGGCATACTTGCAGCAGGTTCTTATGGAGTCCCTCAGTGTCGGATGCGAGTCTTCCTTTGGGGAGCACATAGGACAGAG GTGTTGCCTCAATATCCTTTGCCCACACATGAATTTGTTGGAAAGGGGGTGGTTACGGTCGAATACAAA GAAATTCTCCTCGGGTTTGAAAGAGATCAGTCACATAACTTGGAAAAGAGCATTCTACTTAGTGATGCACTATCTGAATTGCCAGAG atcacaaattttgaaaaacgaGATGAAAGGCCTTATGACTCTGCTCCTAGAACTGAATTCCAGGAGTACATCAGAACTAGAAGGCCAG TATTTCTGTCTTTGAATGGTGAAAATAGTGCATTGCAAAAAGATATGTTGTATGATCATATACCTTATCTACTGAATAAAGACGACTATGAAAGAGTTGGCCGTATACCAAAAAGAAAG GGAGCTAACTATAGGGACTTGCCTGGTGTTCTGGTGGGCCCTAACAACAAGGCAGAATTAGACCCATCAATTGAAAGACCGACGGTCAGTTCTGGAAAACCTCTG GTGCCAGATTATGCTTTGTCATTTGTCCGTGGGACATCAACTAA GCCGTTTGGTCGCTTGTGGTGGGATGAATTTGTGCATACCGTAGTGACAAGAGCAGAACCTCACAACCAG TGTATTCTTCATCCAGGACAAGACCGGGTGTTATCCGTTCGTGAAAACGCCCGGTTACAAGGATTCCCCGACTGGTATAAATTATGTGGGGGCGTCAAAGAAAG GTACATACAGGTCGGAAATGCTGTTGCATTTCCGGTATCTATTGCTTTGGGGCAAATGTTGGCAAAGGCCAGCCAGGGAGTTCTTAGCAAAGAACCAGTAACAGAGATTGCTGTGAAGTTCCCTTATTGTCTTGAGCAACTGTGCTCGAAGAGATTCTGA